From Myxococcus guangdongensis:
GTCGCTGCTGGCCATGTCCCGGCTCCCCATCAGTGTGTCCATCACCCGGTATGGCCCCGGGGCCCGCGCCCTTCAACCCGGTTCTTGCGGCCATCCCCTCCGACTCGCAGCAAGGACCGGGTCGTCCGCCCGCTGTCGCAGCGCCTACAGTGCCCCCATGCGCCTCTACGACTGCGCGGCCTCCGCCAATGGGTACAAGCTGCGCCACGTGTTGTCCTGGCTCGGCCGTCCCTATGAGCTCATCCCCGTGGACATCTTCGCGGGCGAGAGCCATACGCCCGACTTCCTGCGCCACAAGAACCCCGCCGGGCGCATCCCCGTGCTGGAGCCCGAGCCCGGACGCTTCCTCGCCGAGTCCAACGCCATCCTCCTGTTCCTCACCGAGGACACGCCCCTCTTGCCTCGCGACGCCTTCGAGCGCGCCCAGGTCCACCAGTGGCTCTTCTTCGAGCAAAACTGCGTCGAGCCCAACATCGGCACCGCGCGCTTCTGGATGCTCACCGGGCGCGCGCGCCTGCATCATCCCGAGGTCCTTCGCGTGCGCGTCGAGGCTGGCCGCGCCGCGCTCTCCACGCTGGAGCGGCACCTGCGACATGCGGACTTCCTCGTCGGCGGGCGCCCCACCGTCGCGGACATCGGGCTGTATGCCTATGCGCATGTCGCGCCCGATGCGGACCTGTCGCTGGAGGACTTCCCCGCGGTGTCGCGTTGGCTCGCGCGGGTGAAGGACCAGCCCGGGCACATCGGCGCACTCGCCCCGTATCCGGCGAATGCGATGGTCGCCGCGACGTGACGTGCGTTGGCCCGCACGGAGAATCACGCGTCATCGAGGAATCCCATGTCGGAGGTGTGCCACATGGGGCACTCGTCCGTGGGTCGACTTGACTCGCGTGGGGTGAGCGTTTATCCGTGGGAGCCATGACGTCCTTCTTCGCCATGCGTCGAATGTCGATGACCGGTGGGCTCGCGCCCGCCTGTGTCGGCTGACGTCGCGTCCGACCCTGGCGAGCCACCGAGCCCACCCACCCGCGAGGGTCGGTGGGCTTCGTCGTTCCTGGCCCTCCCGTAGCGCCCTCGCATCACCCGCAGGAGCGCAGCGAAGCCAGCCCCGCCGTCCGTTCACTTCACACCCCACTTCCACTTCCCTCACGGGCGCACGCACGCGCCCGCGCAGCCACCCGTCTGTCCGGAGACATCCCTTGGCTCCCCTCACTCGCGCGACCTCGCCGCGCCTCTTCGAAGTCACCGCGCCAGAGCTGACGTTGGAAGCCGGCGCTCGCATCACTCCGCACCTGGTGCGCGGCTGGTGGTGGGGCCCGGAGGACGACCTGCCCTGGCTCCAGTCCCGCGCGCACGTCCTCTCGGAAGAAGAAGCCCGGGCCACCACGCCGCGACTCGTGCGCCGCACGCGCGAGGAGCTGCTCCACGCCGCAGGGCGTGCGCGTCGACATGGCGGCGCTCGGCCCTCGTCGCGCGTCCCCACCGTGCTGCTGGTGCATGCGCTCACCGGCGACATGCGCGCGGGGGGCGAGGGCGGTTGGTGGGAGCCGCTCATCGGCGCGGGCCGCGTGCTGGACCCGACGCGCATGCGGCTGCTGTGCTTCAACAACCTGGGCTCGTGCTACGGCACCACCGGTCCCGCGGACGAGGGCTTCCCGCGACGCACCGACGACTCGCGCTTCGGCCCCGCGCCAGTGGTGGCCAAGGGTGATTTGCGACAGGACGAGCAGCACCTGCCCGCCACGCTCACG
This genomic window contains:
- a CDS encoding glutathione S-transferase family protein, translated to MRLYDCAASANGYKLRHVLSWLGRPYELIPVDIFAGESHTPDFLRHKNPAGRIPVLEPEPGRFLAESNAILLFLTEDTPLLPRDAFERAQVHQWLFFEQNCVEPNIGTARFWMLTGRARLHHPEVLRVRVEAGRAALSTLERHLRHADFLVGGRPTVADIGLYAYAHVAPDADLSLEDFPAVSRWLARVKDQPGHIGALAPYPANAMVAAT